A genomic segment from Nicotiana sylvestris chromosome 1, ASM39365v2, whole genome shotgun sequence encodes:
- the LOC138891048 gene encoding uncharacterized protein, with amino-acid sequence MRVAEMKMLRWMCGCTRRDRIKNEAIRDRVGVASVEDKMRELRLRWFRHVRRKSIDSPVWRCERLVMESLRRGRGRPKKYWGEVIRQDIALLQLTEDMTLDRRV; translated from the coding sequence ATGAGAGTAGCAGAGATgaagatgttgagatggatgtgtgggtgtACCAGGCGAGATAGGATTAAGAATGAAGCTATCCGGGACAGAGTGGGAGTAGCCTctgtggaggacaagatgcgggagttGCGACTGAGATGGTTCAGACATGTTAGGAGAAAAAGCATTGATTCCCCTGTctggaggtgtgagaggttggtcatggagagtttgagaaggggtcgaggtaggcctaagaagtactggggagaagtgattaggcaggacatagCGTTGCTTCAgctcactgaggacatgacccttgataggagggtgtag
- the LOC104243896 gene encoding F-box/kelch-repeat protein At3g23880-like, whose amino-acid sequence MIEVYSLKASSWSTIQGFNSGYINGKLVVFANGALHWEECYRHRLSASWEIVTLDLAAERFEKIALPIYEDGCIYWTLGVSRGYLVACCNYDEPNRADLWVMKEYSIEKSWTKLVTISSPVDCRGYISPLFAEENGVEVLLKLGGEISLYNSRNGSFKRLHSYLSGDFLEFQVATYFESFASSHFE is encoded by the coding sequence ATGATTGAGGTTTATAGCTTAAAAGCTAGTTCTTGGTCAACTATACAAGGTTTTAATAGTGGTTATATAAATGGAAAGTTGGTTGTGTTTGCAAACGGGGCTCTTCATTGGGAAGAATGTTATCGTCATCGTTTGAGTGCTTCTTGGGAGATTGTTACTTTGGATTTGGCTGCAGAGAGATTCGAAAAAATAGCATTGCCTATTTATGAAGATGGATGTATTTATTGGACATTAGGTGTTTCAAGAGGGTATTTAGTTGCTTGTTGTAACTATGATGAACCAAATAGGGCAGACTTGTGGGTGATGAAGGAGTACAGTATCGAGAAATCCTGGACTAAATTGGTTACCATCTCATCACCCGTTGATTGTAGGGGTTATATCTCACCGTTGTTTGCGGAAGAGAATGGTGTTGAAGTTCTGCTGAAGCTTGGCGGAGAGATATCACTATACAATTCAAGAAATGGATCATTCAAGCGACTTCACAGTTATCTGTCGGGTGATTTTCTTGAATTTCAAGTGGCCACATACTTTGAAAGCTTTGCTTCATCTCATTTTGAATGA
- the LOC104243895 gene encoding NADPH-dependent oxidoreductase 2-alkenal reductase-like produces the protein MEVKNNYVAIKSNINGAPEESDFEIKVENLSLMVEPESKEVIVKNLFLSIDPYQINRMKSQSSSQAAISFAAAITPGDAIDTYGVGRVLVSHRPDFKKDDLVAGLLTWGEYTRVKEGSLLNKLDPLGFPLSYHVGVFGFSGLAAYGGFFDICKPRPGEKVFVSAASGSIGNLVGQYAKLLGCYVVGSAGSQEKVKLLKETLGFDDAFNYKQETDLKSALKRCFPQGIDVYFDNVGGKMLEAAVANMNSFGRVAICGVISEYANASTRAAPEMLDIVYKRITIQGFLAADLMKVYADFLSKTVEYLQAGKLKAIEDVSQGVESIPSAFIGLFCGDNIGKKIVKIADE, from the coding sequence ATGGAAGTAAAGAACAACTATGTAGCAATAAAATCCAACATAAATGGTGCACCAGAAGAATCAGACTTTGAGATAAAAGTCGAAAACCTCTCCCTTATGGTTGAGCCAGAGTCTAAGGAGGTTATTGTCAAGAATCTTTTTTTATCAATTGATCCATATCAAATAAACCGGATGAAGAGCCAAAGTTCATCGCAAGCAGCAATCAGTTTTGCAGCAGCCATTACTCCTGGGGATGCCATTGACACTTATGGTGTGGGAAGAGTGTTAGTTTCTCATCGGCCCGACTTCAAGAAAGATGATTTGGTTGCAGGGCTTCTTACCTGGGGAGAGTACACTAGAGTAAAAGAGGGTTCGCTATTGAATAAACTTGATCCTCTGGGGTTTCCCTTATCCTACCATGTTGGAGTTTTTGGATTCAGTGGACTTGCAGCCTATGGTGGATTTTTCGATATTTGTAAGCCAAGACCAGGAGAGAAAGTTTTCGTGTCTGCTGCTTCTGGTTCAATAGGAAATTTAGTAGGACAGTATGCTAAATTACTTGGATGTTATGTTGTTGGCTCTGCTGGTAGCCAAGAAAAGGTAAAGTTGCTCAAAGAAACACTAGGTTTCGACGATGCATTCAATTATAAACAAGAAACTGACCTTAAGTCTGCTCTCAAGAGGTGTTTCCCTCAAGGGATTGATGTCTACTTCGACAACGTGGGAGGCAAGATGCTAGAAGCAGCAGTGGCAAACATGAACTCATTCGGTAGAGTAGCCATATGTGGGGTTATTTCTGAGTACGCGAATGCTAGCACACGAGCTGCACCCGAGATGTTGGATATAGTCTACAAGAGGATTACAATCCAAGGTTTCCTAGCAGCTGATCTTATGAAAGTGTACGCAGATTTCCTGTCGAAAACTGTTGAGTATCTACAAGCTGGAAAACTTAAGGCCATTGAGGATGTTTCACAAGGTGTTGAAAGCATTCCTTCTGCTTTTATTGGACTATTCTGTGGTGATAATATAGGCAAAAAGATTGTGAAAATTGCAgatgaataa
- the LOC104243894 gene encoding F-box/kelch-repeat protein At3g23880-like — MENQKPIIIQISGKKPTKISQDLLQLSCLPDEIIIEILIRLPVKSLLKLRCVSKSWLYLLSSPHFIKTQIKFSAQDDKNVNLRLAIVASVSGLVGKMSSIYSLVCEKNSSMNVANLDYTLKAPIGSAKFVGSCNGLLCLTAVSLKMILWNPSTGKYKEFQDSFVQSGVSYYVRYGFGYDGSNDDYKVVKIFSFPKDEGKYENMVKIYSLRANSWTMIEGFNSGYVNAQSGVFVNGVLHWEVSQCRDSGASSEIMTFDLATETYGVMVLPRCGNGNEDFSWMLSVLGGCLVACCNYYPDKTDLWVMTEYGVENSWTKLVSLSSPFGRMGYISPLFVSENGDEVLVKLGTDISLCNSRNASYRSLDIHSSGRCLQVQAVTYIESLASPHVGDK, encoded by the coding sequence ATGGAAAATCAAAAGCCAATAATAATTCAAATATCTGGAAAAAAACCCACAAAAATTTCCCAAGATTTATTGCAACTTTCATGCCTTCCAGATGAAATTATCATTGAAATTCTCATAAGGTTGCCAGTAAAATCCCTGTTGAAATTAAGGTGTGTTTCAAAATCTTGGCTTTATTTACTGTCAAGTCCACATTTTATCAAAACCCAAATCAAATTTTCTGCTCAAGATGACAAAAATGTGAATCTTAGACTTGCTATAGTAGCTTCAGTATCAGGTTTAGTGGGTAAAATGAGCTCTATTTACTCTCTAGTGTGTGAAAAAAATTCTTCAATGAATGTTGCTAATCTTGATTATACTTTGAAAGCCCCTATTGGATCTGCAAAATTTGTGGGTTCTTGTAATGGATTGTTATGTTTAACAGCAGTGTCATTAAAAATGATTTTGTGGAACCCATCAACTGGAAAATACAAAGAATTTCAAGATTCATTTGTTCAAAGTGGTGTAAGTTATTATGTTAGATATGGGTTTGGTTATGATGGTAGTAATGATGATTATAAGGTTGTTAAGATCTTTAGTTTTCCTAAGGATGAGGGGAAATATGAGAATATGGTTAAGATTTATAGCTTAAGGGCTAATTCTTGGACAATGATTGAGGGGTTTAATAGTGGTTATGTGAATGCTCAATCAGGGGTGTTTGTGAATGGAGTTCTTCACTGGGAGGTAAGCCAGTGTCGCGATTCAGGTGCTTCTTCGGAGATTATGACTTTTGATTTGGCTACTGAGACGTATGGAGTAATGGTGTTGCCTCGTTGTGGAAATGGAAATGAAGACTTCAGTTGGATGTTAAGTGTTTTAGGTGGATGTTTAGTTGCCTGTTGCAACTATTATCCGGATAAGACTGATTTGTGGGTGATGACGGAGTATGGTGTGGAGAATTCATGGACTAAGTTGGTTTCACTCTCGTCACCCTTTGGTCGTATGGGTTATATATCACCTTTGTTTGTGTCAGAGAATGGTGACGAAGTTTTAGTGAAGCTTGGCACGGATATAAGTTTGTGCAACTCGAGGAATGCTTCGTACAGATCCTTGGATATTCATTCATCAGGTCGTTGTCTTCAAGTACAAGCAGTTACTTATATTGAGAGTCTAGCTTCACCTCATGTTGGCGATAAGTAA